A single window of Danio rerio strain Tuebingen ecotype United States chromosome 15, GRCz12tu, whole genome shotgun sequence DNA harbors:
- the si:ch211-11n16.3 gene encoding uncharacterized protein si:ch211-11n16.3: MARQLNSSEIDAFEAINQFSWPRSNADAQREEDIIEVIDLTAEDEQEATDLVQATLVSSTRPEKRRLDYNFSPVSNKRLKIYTAVQDQHIEYDGDDEDEARLVPRSPDTSPLGPRESVFEIQQLPTSPASSPNGPSECSIEAQHSPSPQRWSDDGESSDGYASTLGGGRSPVYTPYPSLVVEEEDEPEKEEENNHGGDHVFQPQQTDDLTLTGPSSIVEPDFNQLVLQYLERNQVKIDQISEYVLHQQRDIDEQLRAANQKLTDVLNLLNKAERDRRVLGSILCSIKNALIRR, translated from the exons ATGGCTCGTc AATTAAATTCATCAGAGATTGATGCTTTTGAAGCCATCAACCAATTCT CGTGGCCTCGATCCAATGCTGACGCCCAAAGGGAAGaag ATATAATCGAGGTCATTGATTTAACAGCGGAGGACGAGCAAGAAGCCACCGATCTGGTCCAAGCCACGTTGGTCAGCTCGACACGGCCGGAAAAAAGACGCCTTGATTATAACTTTAGCCCTGTTTCAAACAAGAGGCTGAAAATTTATACCGCCGTACAGGATCAACATATTGAATacgatggtgatgatgaagacgaAGCTCGTTTAG TTCCGCGATCACCGGATACCAGCCCGCTCGGACCTCGGGAAAGTGTTTTTGAAATACAACAAC TTCCCACGTCTCCGGCTAGCAGCCCCAACGGACCTTCTGAATGCAGTATTGAGGCACAACATT CACCAAGCCCTCAACGTTGGTCGGATGACGGTGAATCCAGCGATGGTTATGCCTCAACGCTAGGTGGCGGTCGCAGTCCTGTATATACACCATACCCGTCTTTAGTAGTAGAAGAAGAAGACGAGCCGGAAAAGGAGGAAGAAAACAATCATGGCGGCGACCACGTTTTCCAACCACAACAAACCGATGATCTCACACTAACAGGACCCAGCTCTATCGTCGAACCCGATTTTAATCAACTAGTTCTGCAATATCTGGAGCGAAACCAGGTAAAAATTGATCAGATATCTGAATATGTTTTACACCAGCAGCGTGATATAGATGAACAATTAAGGGCTGCAAATCAGAAACTGACTGATGTGTTAAATTTACTGAACAAAGCTGAACGTGATCGCCGTGTTTTAGGTTCAATACTCTGTTCAATTAAAAATGCTTTGATACGTAGATGA